AATAAGATGACATAACTTTttagggaaaaaaaaaattcaaattaaacagAACAACAACTAGATAAGTTCTTTAATCATCAAAAGCTTTAGCCGAGCCACATCATAATCTCCTCAGCTGCACGCTTGAAAGTTTCCTCCACTGTATTTGCGTCTGCAAATTGAAGTAAAGCCCTACTTGCCTGTAACATCATGGACATCCCAATTGAGTAAAGTTTAGATTTGCAATCTATTATGAAATTACTTATTCTAAAAATGtatgtttattaaaaaaaacatataaataattctatttttaatacgttttcttaagattttttttttaatttgtataaattttatataagtctttttttatttgttttatgttaaaccttttttttttgtctgtaAAATCAAACTCTTGACTTTTTATTATAgtaattttaaaagtatattATGATATCATTTATTCTAAAAGATTAAACTTATAATAAGAGAagaacataaataattatatgtttaaaacaatacttatatttattatatatatatgcactATGCTGACTAAGGATATCTTGACAACCGTTTAACTtagatttaatttattattagtataaaatcacttatcctaaaattttaaatgaataaGTAAATACTAAAAAGACATAATTGATTATATATCTAATATGTTTTCtcaagtaaaaataattttgggGGTTTAATGTCCAAAATCGCATATGTCCTTTCCGTTAGTGTGATGCTAAAATTTTGTCTTTTAGAATAACAAAAAGTAAACATAAAATTTTAGACCTTAGTTATGTAAAATCTGATACCACAtgatcaaattatttatatatcttGACCATGATTATTTATTAAAGAAATGCTAATGTATATAAAGTGTAGAGATGGAATTGGGAACTTACATGAGTAAGGACCATGTATCTATTGACATTATGGTTGCACAAGATACTAGCAGAAATGACGTCAACCTTATGCTTCTGGAGCACAAAAGCAATGGTGGTGAAGAGACTAGGCTTCTTCTCTGCACATATGCTGAACTGTGCTTCCTCTCCACACATGTTCAGTACCACATTCTGTGAAGCCCAAGTCTTGAAAAACGGTGAATTATTTGCAACAGCAGCAGAAACAAAAGATGGATTCGAAGCATGTTGAGTGGCGGTTATAGTTAATGCATTATTATCTCTTGACAAGGATGATGAGTCGTAAGGGTTCCACTGAGGGTCGGTCACAGCAGATTCGCACACAATTGGTGACACAGAGACAGAGAGAGATTGAATCCTCTGTCGCTTTTTTTTCTCGAGATTCTCAACCGTTTGTTGCAGAGTTTTGATGTGCCTCACCGCTTCATCCACAATGGATGACTTGTCTGCCTGCAAGGACATGCAAATCCATCAAAATCAGAATCATTCAAAACCAAATTTAGCCATGTGCGAAAACAAATTGTTTACAATAGGATCATAAATAGAGCAAAATGTACAAACATTTTAATACATCAACTTtataaatatacaaataaatttAGGTAGAAACTCAAGTGCAGTCGATTTCaggtgaagttgatagttgagaatcgttagataatttgactatttgactaaatttttatctaatgactctcaactatcaatttcacgtgaagtcgactgtaTCTGAGTTTTCACCATAAATTTAACACAACTAGGCAACTATTTCAAAATAAACacatatactttttttttacatatatgtatattttaaaaCGAAACACACAGaatattttaacaaataaaaatataaatattttttaaattatggattatattttgtaaaaaaaattgaaattaaattttctaAACAGTTCATTTTCTATAATGACAATtcaattcttaatttttgtttatccTCTACTTTGTTAATTTGTTGTTGattaaagaaaaattagttCCGTAGAAAATTGATTTTAGAATTCGTATAATAAGTGAAACGCTGGTAAATTCACATTGTTCGTGTTTTATATAGATAACACAACCCTAAAATTACCTTATAGTGATCATTGAAAATCTTAAAGATGGTAATAAAGTCAGAAAAATCTTTCAATTGGATTAAATTTCAAATCTGATTGATAATATTTAATggtgttaaaaaataaatggtTTTATCGTATAATTATTTAACCTCTTTTTATAGGTTCATTTAAGGAAATAGAGTATATTACACAAGcaaaaaagtatttatttattgtattcatttttattattattactatttttaaaCCTTTCAAAAATTTAAGAACAAAATGTGTATTATACCTTAATTTTACTAAGAAATTGTTTTATctagatttttcaaaaaaaatattaaaaaaaattattttaaatttagacAAATGTGCAAATAATAATAGGGAGTCACTTAGATAAAGACGtttaaaatgtcttttttaaaatatattttttagtaattaaaattcaatacatATAACTGATTAAAtcttgttatttttgtcaaaattaaatCAGACAAATTGATTTGACAAAATAATCGATGAACTAAATTTTAAAccgatttaaattaatattttttataaaaaaaactacAATACTCATATCATAGAAAATGACAAAAtactcttttatatatatatatatatatatatatatatatatatatatatattgaaaaccctaaatcctaacaCTTCTTTTCTCTATGCTATCATGAGATTAAGATTTAGagttttcaatatatatatataaaataagaatattttaactattttctataataataatattgaagttattttttattaaaaaaatattaatttagactgatttaaaatttgattaatcgAATTTTTGGTCAAAGCAGTTTGTCCGATCTAATTATGACAGAAATAATACGATTTAATTGATTacatatgttaaattttaattattaaaaaatatctttaaaaaaatttagacaTCTTTTATCTAAGTAACtcccataataataataataataataataataataataataataataataatttttgtcaGAAAAAACCGAAAGAAACACACCCTTTTATTGTAGAACAACTTTTATATGTGAAAATTTTATGACTGTGTtatgttgattttaattattatccaaaaatcatcaaatatttatttttattcaaaatttcaataatatttaattcttttagaaaaaaaaatcagcttttcagttaatttttaattctccTCTAATTaataaaggaagaagaataCATGGAAAGATGGCAGAAGGATTTCTGTCCTTTCTACATTCCTAATTGTCCAATTTGGAAAAAGATACAGATCCAGCTGATACATGACAAAGCTAAACTTAATGGGAGAGAAGAAATATatagattaattaaaaataaaaagaaaaagagaaagagaaattaaatacacatatatatatatatatatatatatatatatatatatatatatatatatatatatatatatatatatatatatatatatatatatatatatatatatatatatatatatatatatatatatatagagaaaaATATAGAGGCATATACATGTCGATCTAAATTTAGCCGAAGGAAAGATAACCATGAGAAGGTTGATGGAAAAGCATTCACAAACAAAAGAGATGAAAATTTTATATGTTTTGAgagtaaaacaaaaatttagGTAGATATCATTCATGCATGGTTTAACATATTCACTGTTACATAAAAAACTACACAAGAAAGTGAGAGAATAATAATCTACCAAAATTGATATGTTAAAAGCTTAAAATggtataaattttttatcttaattagaacatgcaaaatttgtttactattttatttttattattttttaaattaatcaatcTGATAGGAAAAATTGAagttgaataattattttaccTTAGGAGGAAGTTGAGGAAGCATAGCATGAAGATTAGCAAACATGTCCCTCATTTTCTTCCTTCGTTCTCTCTCTGTCCATATATGGAGATCATGATCATTACCATCATTCTTCATAGGCCTCTTGCCATCTTCGTCAGCTCGGCGTCGCTTCTTGTTGTTTGTAACCGGCGTCGTGaattcttcatttttcttctctATTTCTCCCTGTGTGAGGTGGTTGGTAGGAGCTGGTGGCAGAGGAGGCATTTCTATATGTAGGTTCTCTTTGGTTTCTCTTTGACCTAAGTTATCAAAATTTGAGACATCCCATGGTTGGTTATCCCAAAAGAATCCTATGTCATTAGGGTCTTGATTCTCAACACTCATGGCCATAGTAAGAGACAGACTAGAGAGTGTGTCTATGTGTGtggggggagagagagaaagagtgaTTGTGAGAAACTTAGCAATGAAGAGAGGGAGATACGTTTATATAAAGATGGCAGTGGCATTGCTTGGCAGAATTAAGTTTAAGCTATGTAGAAGGAAAAAATGCGTAGTGCTAAAATTATTCATGAAAGATTATATTGTTGACAGAATTATTAATACAAGCAAAAAATTTATTCAATATGTTTAGAAGATTCCattcattaaataaatttatacaaaaagtaaatttttttgtcatGATATGTATAATTTTCATgaacaatttaattttttttatttttcttttaaatttagtattttttttattacaaatataatcatttatatgttttttgttaacttaaaattttaggatATGTAATTTTATGACATAATATCAAagtttttatgatttaaagatttaaaattcaaaaaaattttaacatacgacaaataaaaagaaaaaaattgtatgGGTAAAAattcattcaaattcaaaaagaaaCTCTTGTATAAAGAGGTGTgctaaatatataattatttatgtgctttttttattgtcttaaatttttttagagaaaTAATTTCGTAAAAATTTTCTCTCCTCTTTAAAATGagatataaaataaatctaattcatttaaattttatacttcatctaattaataataaaagaagatGATTCGATTTGGTGTAATAAAAACAATTCTccttaataatatatataacaacTAAAACAATAAGAAAGGGAAATTAAAATGAAGTGAAATTGGCAATGTAAGAACAAACCAAAATACAATTATAAGGTAATTGCAGTCATTATTGTGTATAACAGATACTTCCTTTGTCATCAGATTAGACTCATCAAGTGAGAGCCTActttttgcaaaaaaaaaaaaaaaaaacttcacagaaaaatataatttaaaatcatTAAATGTAAAATCATCAAAACtaaattttgtaataatttataattaagacATCATTTTTCATTATAATGCATGATACTTTTATGAATAGTGGTTTGTGATATAAATTTTACTGTGTGCCAAATACAAAAGctggttttctttttttttttttaaattattatctgtTTCATATGTACGTGCGCGTACGTCCACGTCCacatttatataaatataaaaatttaattaccaTTAATTACAGTTTGTATAAAAATACATATCAAAATAGGATTGATTATACATTtatatttgtaattaaatttcataagtaatataattttaattgatttacacttataatcaaatttcacaaaattataataaaattagttttatgttataatataattaaaattttaataaaagtataaaaatataatagttcattttttattcataaaagtTTAATGATAtttctataaaaatatttgattattttattatgaaatatttgattattttattgtaaaaattTGTTTAGTTTCATGGTTAATGATTACTTTGTTAATATATACagacataaaataataataatttttcttattatatgTTATTTATTAAGCAAAATAATAGTTCGAACCTACAGAATATGTTCTACTTACACAATATAGGCATGCATACACTGATGCACACTCTTCTTATTATTAGGAAATGTTTCAGGAGTgacttttttaaaaagaaatttttatttgattttttaagtTACTTATTTGTGTTTTTAAAAATACGTAGCAGCAAAAGGTAAACAGATTTTTTTTTCGGGGAGGGTtggaaaaaaaaaggataaaaatatacaaaaatgaATGAAGATTATAAATTGTTACGGCCTGGTCTAAATCACCAACGGTTTGGGTCGACCCGAATACCACCCGATCCGTACGGTTAGGGACGAAATGCTCGATCTCCGATCCGGATACGCGTCCCTGACAGCTGCGTTACAGCTGTGGAAAGGAGGCATCAAGGAAGGTGGGCATGTCCTTGATGGGCCCACCTCTGACATGGTATATATGGGGAAGGTTTTGCCCttcccccaaggtacgtcacaTGCTACCTTATCTCCTTTTCGCCTGCACATTCGACTAACTTGAGCGTCGAAATGTCATTGCAGGTGACACCCCCCTCCTCTTTGAGAGCTCGGGACGTCGGCTTTCCGCCTTCACCCTCGCAAACCATCTCCAGATTGTGCCCCACCTGTCCTTACGAGGATCGTTTCGAACCGTCCGGTACCCAACTcaccgaacattggcgccgtttgTGGGGACACGCCTGAATGGAGATCGTGCCAGGTCCAGGGGACCAAGGCCACCCGGTGGGTCTCGAAGGGGTAGCCTCCGTTGCCTCCCCACGCGAGCGGTTAAGATCCCCTCCACGACGAACCGAGCCACAATCAAGAGCCCGTGAAAGACGCCCCTTCGGGGGAACAGGTAGCGACAGCGCTAGGGTAATGCAAGAGCTGCGCCATAGAGTGCAGAACCTGGAATGCCAATTAGCGAGTCAGGAACGTCATCAAGAGACCTCCGACCCCGACTACTCCCAATCCCCCGAAAGTCGAGGGAGAACCTCCCACCGAAACAGTCGCTCCCGACTTACTCCCGTCTCGAGATCTGAATCGGAAAGTAGCCGGGAGGACCAGAAACGTCCTAGGAGACGAAACGACACAATCATTTACGCCCGAGGTAAGTGGGCAGGCATCATGAGGCGAGACCGCGTAAACGAAGAAGAGAGGCCAAGAGAAACACGACAACACGTCATTATGGGCGCCACCCCATTCCATCGTTCCATCCTCGAGGTCCGGTTGCCAAAGCACTTTGAcaaaccaacggacatgaggtatgACGGGACCCGAGACCCCCAGGAGTACCTCACGGCCTTTGAGGCCAGAATGAACCTGGAAGGAGTTGGAGACGAAGTAAGGTGCCGCGCCTTCCCGGTTACCCTAGCAGGCCCTGCGATACAGTGGTTCAATAGCCTCCCATAGGGATCCGTGGCTGGCTTCTCGGATATCAACTGCGCCTTCTTAGCACAGTTCACTACCAGAATTGCGAAGGGTTAACAGACTCAGTCGCTAGTCTCTGCCTGACGAACGGACTCCTTAACGAGGACTTCAGAAAGTACCTCACCACAAGACCGGTCTGGACGATGCATGAGATCCAAACGGTAGCCCGCGAATACATTAATGACTAGGAAGTAAGCCAAGTCGTTGCTGCCAACAAACGGCAGCCCTCCTACCACCAACCAGGCAGCACGGCAAccgagaaagagaaaaggaacACGCCAGAGACGGCGGTCCAAGCAAGGCACCCAGGCCGTTTCCTCGCGTGGAAAAATTCACCAATTACACCCCCTCACCCTACCCATCATGAAGGTTTACCAACAGATAACTGAGAAGGGAATTTTGTCAAAGTCCCGCCCACTGAAGGACCGAATTGGGAGGAACAAGAGCATCTACTACGATTACCACTAGGGCTATGGACACAAAACGCAGGACTGTTTCGACTTGAAGGACGCACTGGAATAAGCGATCAGGGACGAAAAACTAGCCGAATTTTCCCATCTCATCAGAGAACCGAGGAGACGAAGTCGCGACCACGACGGAAAAGACAAGACCCGAACGGCGAAGCGGCGACAAGAGCCAAGGAACGAGGATCACGGTCTTACCGTGGTAAATGTAGTAACCGCTAGAAAAAGGTAAAAATACTTAACAAAAGGTAAACAGATTTTTTTGGGGGAGGGGAGAGGGAGGGTTggaaaaaaaggataaaaatctgcaaaaaagaatgaagattataaatttattatatatattttaaaaatttaattttgatacactgttaatataaaattatttgttttatattgACATTCAATCACATAACATCATactagtaaaaataattattttttatatttattgtgtGAATGGTCATCCAAAAAAACAATTATAATTATACGATAGTATAAAACATTTTACACTTtcaatgtattaaaattaaacttatattttaaaaagataaaaacatctacttagaaaatataaaaccctattttcatgagatttttctATTGCAATAGTCTAAAAATgagattaaattatattatagtTGTCATTGTTAAATctaaaagtttaattttattttaaaacaaaaaggtGCACTAATATTTATACACATTAGGAGTGTATATGGAATCGGGTGAAGTTGGAGTCGTCTTGACCCAAATCCGATCCTAAATAATGACCGAGTCTATTCTTAAGACCTTTATCCGTCTCCAGATTCGGTAAAAATGTAAAATCACACTACTTTCGGGTCATACTAAAATTGGGTCTAAACcagtgaaattcaaattttgataaattttatgtCAAAAATTTATGATGtacttatttataaagaagaaaaaaacacATTTGTTATCGAGAAGTTGATATatgtatttgaatttgaatttgtccataaattctaatttcatgtttttttgatctattttctaattcaacaagtgtgatcaaaaacaaaataataaacttataattaatataatataatattagaattaatttaaaacatatatGTCTTTTTTTAGTCTTCTTAAAATATATATGGAAATGAGTGAAACTAAATTTGCTTTGACTCAAAACCTAATCTTAAATAATGATTCTTATTCAACCTTAAATTCAGTAAAAATAcgtcaaattaatttttaaagtgtTTAAATTCTGGTCGAATCTTTGTACCAGATCGAATTATATACTCCATAGCACACACATATACCATTTAAAAGATAATATAGTTAATGtattgtattaaaaatttatgtaaTTATTGTATTTTAAACGACCAGATAGATTAAGACCCTATATATGCAAGCATCTTTATGATATtattatcaaaaatattatttatacattaaaattagttattaaaattagtcatcaatatatttatgaataaatatatatgtgatttaatttagtgtgtatttatattttaacatgtattttatattaatgattGATTTTAGTAGTCGATTTTGATGTACACGTAGCATAactctattattatatattataaaaacaTCCACTAACAAACTAATTAGAAAAAGCCCGCAAATTAAACAAAGTACTTTTATCTTATGTTGATATATTATCATATTAGCATAAAATATATTatcatatattatatttatttttaataattatgatattttttcCACCATTAATTAAAATCGTCTTAATATGATATACGTAATTAATTCTGTGAGTTGCGTCTATTCATAGAACATAACCAGCTTCCAGAAGCAAGTAATTAATACATATCATTAGCAATCTGAATAatcattaatttataaaaaaaaaaacaattttaaaccTATATATAGATGATAcattatttaaaagtttattaaCAGTAATTAATCCGACCTTATCTTTTAAAACAATgagatgattttttttttttttttgtttcaccTCATTTTTTAATTCCACCTACTAAAAGATTAATTCACTGTGTAAATATGTgttctatttaaaattttatcataaACTATATATAGAATTGCTGCATATATAGACAGGGGATTCCAAACTTCTAACACTTACTTACAAATAAGTTAACCACTTgaataattcaaattaattaacacTCAAATGATTTGGCATAATAACCATCTTTGTTCTTATCTTAAAGTTCGAATGATCTACCTAGCAAGCTTCTTGAGGAGAAATAAAGCTAAGGATGACAGCATTATATATATGCAATGGCTTATTATTAGATTACATTATACCATTCTTCAAGTAACTTATAGATTACATTGAGCTTTATTAATGTAACACCTAAATTACTAGCATTATTAGTAGTCATATTCAGCAGAACCGttgttatttaaaattttcatatttcCCTAATATATACCCTTCatgaacaacaacaacaataatgaagtTAAGCCTCTGCAGTAAGGAGGGTACAACTACATGacaatttatatgcttttttaAGCTTTAATGAAGTAGTCAATTTAGCTGTGCAAATGAAGCTAAGTTTATGCATGTCATGGTGGGAGCAAATCAGCAAAATTTGCTGTAATATATATTCTCTTTACACCTTTGGCAATTAGTGGAAAGAAAAATAAGTTTTCTACACTCAATTCCTTATATACCGTACGCGGGTATATATTCACTTTATCACTAGGATTTTAAATTGACACGGTACTATTATTCTAATATTTATAGTCAGTCATATAGT
This sequence is a window from Arachis stenosperma cultivar V10309 chromosome 10, arast.V10309.gnm1.PFL2, whole genome shotgun sequence. Protein-coding genes within it:
- the LOC130957188 gene encoding transcription factor bHLH95, whose amino-acid sequence is MAMSVENQDPNDIGFFWDNQPWDVSNFDNLGQRETKENLHIEMPPLPPAPTNHLTQGEIEKKNEEFTTPVTNNKKRRRADEDGKRPMKNDGNDHDLHIWTERERRKKMRDMFANLHAMLPQLPPKADKSSIVDEAVRHIKTLQQTVENLEKKKRQRIQSLSVSVSPIVCESAVTDPQWNPYDSSSLSRDNNALTITATQHASNPSFVSAAVANNSPFFKTWASQNVVLNMCGEEAQFSICAEKKPSLFTTIAFVLQKHKVDVISASILCNHNVNRYMVLTHASRALLQFADANTVEETFKRAAEEIMMWLG